GGCGAACTCGAACGCGCAATATTTGAAGAAGTACGCGAACGGGATGATCCAGAGCAGCGCGTAACCGAACTGCGCGCCGGCGGTCGGGGCATGCATGATGTGGCTGGCGCCGATGCCGGTCATCGCCGCCGCGATGCCCGGACCCATGGCGCGCCACGTATCGCGCACACCCGTCCCGGGTGCCTCCAGCCGAATGGTCTTCAGATCGTCGTCCGCTTCCCGGGGCGCTTGCCTGAGGTTGGTCGCCGGGATTTCCGGCAAAGGACTGGTGGCCATTTTTCCTCCCTTTCTTATCGTGTCCTGGCTCTCCTCCCAGAGCTCTTGCAGGTGCACTTTGGCATACCAGATGCAATATACCGAACCCCTCAAGACGCTGGATCACCTCGCTTTCTCGGATTATGGAAAGACAGCCCGCATGACGGGCAAGTGGCTTTTCTTCGGTCGACAACCCGCGTTACCCTCTGGCGGGAGCCGATTTATGGCCTGCTCCCGCCCACGCCTCCCGATCGCGACACGCTCGACTTCGAACAGGTCCGCATCATCCTCAGTGTGCGGTTCCGCACACACATCGCCGGAAGATGCACGGTGCTCGGTACACCGGCGTTGACATTGAGTCCGTGCGGTCCGAAACATCTGCCGCACAGACCCAATGATATAGAGGCTGGAGATGGCGCGAACCGTCAAGACGACAAGCACAAGTTCCGGAACGCTTGTCGAGGATCGAGGCGCCGCCGTAACGGCGTCCCCTGTAAGCAAACGCACCTTCCATCTCGCGGTCACCAACCTGAAAGGTGGAGTCGCCAAGACCACCACGGCTGTCAATGTAGCCTGGGGGCTGGTCGATGCCGGCATGAGCTGCTTGGTGGTCGATCTGGACATGCAGGCCAACGCCACGTCGGACCTGGGGTTCGATATCAGCGAAGTGCGCGACAACGGGCTGAACATGGCATCCGTCCTGCGCGGGCAATGCGATATCGAGAGCATCCTTCTCCAATATGGCGACACGGGGCTCTGGGTGGCGCCGAGTTCCAAAGCCTTGACCGATGCCGAGCGCATGCTGAGCAGCGAGATCGGCGGGGAGAAGCGGCTGAGCCAGAAGCTGTCGGCGGTCCAGGGCCGGTTCGACGTCATCATCTTCGACTGCGGCCCCAACCTGAACCTGCTCACGATCAACGCTCTCAGCATCGCCGACTACCTGATCATCCCGGTCCAGACCGAGTATCTGGCGGCTCACGGGACCCTGAGCCTCCTGGATACCGTCGCCCAGGTCCGGGACAATTACAATCCGGGCCTGACCATACTCCCGATCCTGCCGACCATGTACACGGCGAAGAACAGCCAGGAACAGGCGACGCTGGGCGAGTTGAACAGGCTGGTGTCGGACTTGGTCCCGATCTTCGAGCCGGTCCCCCGCGCCACCGTCTTCAGCAAGGCTTCGGCAGCCGGCCACCCTGCCCTTCGCGCCAGCGCGCGGTCGAAGGCGGTCGCGACCTACCGCGACTATGTGAAGCTCATCCTCAAGCACATCAGAGCGGCCCAGGCGGCTCAAGCAAAGGCTGGTTGACCCATGGCTAATCTTCTCGCCCGCCGCTCCTCCGACAACATCCAGCGCCAGGTCAAGGAGCTTGCCGCCAAGGGCGGCGAAGCCGATCCCAACGGCCGTCAGCAGCGCATCCCCGTCTCCAGCGTCAGGCCGAATCCGAACCAGCCCCGCAAGAATGTCGATCCCGGCAAGATAGCGGCCCTGGCGGAGAATATCCGGAAGGTCGGCCTGATCAATCCCATCACCGTCGTCTGGCTCGCCGAGGGCGAGTACGAGTTGCGCGCCGGACAGCGGCGCCTGCTCGCCCACGAGCATCTGGGCGAGACGACGATCCTGGCGCGCGTCTTCCTGAAGAGCGATCCCGCCGTCGCGATCGCGGAGAACCTGATGCGCGAGGATCTGGACGTGGTCGAGACCGCGCTGGCATTCCGCAGCTTGATGGAGCAGCTCGGCATCACCGACCAGACGGCGGTCGCCGATCTCGTCGGGATGGAGAGGTCACGCATCAGCCGCTTTCTCGGCGTCCTCCGGATGCCGCAGGATATCCTGGACGAGTATCAGGACATGGCCGACCAAATCTCCGCGGCGCGGCTTTTCGAAGTCGCCTCGGCCGGGACGGAAGACCGTCAGCGCCAGCTCTGGCACTTGGCCAAGGCGGGCCTGACCGAACGCGAGTTGCGCGACGCCAAGCGCAGCGACGCTCCCATCGAGGTCGTCACCAAGCAGCCATCCCGGGAGAGCGTCGCAGGGGACCGGGAAGCCAGACCGATGAAGCCGGGTAAACAGGTTCTCGGCATCATCGACCGGCTGTCGGCGACCATGGACGACTGGGAGAGCCGGCAGACGCAGATGGACGAGGATCATCGGACACGGCTCGAAAGCCTGCGGGACCAGATCGACCGTCTGCTGAAATCCTGAAGGCTTTGAACGGGCGGGCGCTCGTGTGCGGTTCCGCACACGCCTTCTCTCACCAAGGCCCGTGCGGAACCGCACGGGCTTTTTCTATGCCGACGTGGCTGCGCGCTGCTTCAGATGGTCGGCCAACCTCAAGGCGAGCGCCACGATGGTAAGCGTCGGATTGATGTTGCTGCCGGTCGGGAACACCGAGCTTCCTGTCACATAGAGATTGTCCATGCCATGGACCCTGCATTGGCGGTCGACGACCCCTCGCCGCTCGTCGTCGGCCATGCGCGTCGTTCCCATATGGTGATAGCCGATCACCACGTCGGGGCTCCAGCTGTTCCCACCCTCAGCAAGCCAGGGCTCCATCCGGAACAGGCCCAGACCCAGCCGGGCCAGCTCGATCCCCAGCAGCTTGGTCTGGACGTAAAGCGATCGCTTGTCCAGTTCGGACAAGCGCCAATCCAGGACCAACTGCCGGCTGCCCAGGGCATTCCGCTTGTCGGAAAGCGTGATCCTGCTGTCCGGGTTCGGAGCCTGCTCCGCCTGGAAAGTGAACAGAACTTCCGTGACGCTGGCCGGCTTCGGTACGATGGGCAGGTCCGCGATGGTGCGGCGATAGAGATTGTAAGCCACGATATCCGCACTCAGCAGGAGTTCGCCGACCGTCTCCATCGGTCGCGACGGGACCTGCCCCGCCGCCACCGCCCTGCCCACCCGCTGGAGCATCTGGAGCGTATTCTCGGTGGTCGTGAACCGAAGCTGGATCCTGCTGTTCAGGACCCGCTCCTTCTCCATGGCGGCATCCGACAGCACGATGGCCGGGAAATAGAAATGCTTGCCGCGCCGGCTGGTCCGAAGCGCGTCGATCAGCTTCATGGGATCGTCGGTGACGATGCTGCCTACGCGATCGAGCGGATGATCCATGAAGTAGCGGCCGACAAGGTCGTGCCGATTGCCGACGCCGTTCGGCTGGAAGCGGTCGAAATCGAGCATCAGCCGAGCATTCTCCATACCGCCGCAAGCCAGGACTATGAAGCGGCCCCGGGCTTCCATACGCCGTCCCTTCAGCGAGCGGATCTCGACCGAGTTGACCATGGTGCCGGTCTCGTCGGTCTTCAGCTCGGTGGCGTTGGCGTTGAAGACGACCCGAATGTTGGGAGCGTCGCGCAGTTCCAGCCCATAGGCCTCGCCGAAACGGATCGGCGGCCCGGCGACTTCCCAAAAATGATATTTCAGCCGGGAAGCGTCGAAAGCGAGAGGCGGCACCCCCATCCTTTCCTGGATCCACTCGGTCGAGCGGCGCGGTGGCAGGCCGCAGATCGGGCGTGCGCGGTCGTAATAGGGAAGAAGCTCCTCCAGGCCGAACGGCCACCCGCTGTCGGGAACCCAGGACCGCTGCCGGAAATCGATTGGCTCGAACTCTCCGCACCAGTTGTCCCAGTGGTTCGATGATCCGCCGAAATAGCGCAGACGGCTCTGGTCCAGCGCGAAGTAGGGTATCCCGACACTATCGCTGGCGTAGAGCTCCTGGGTGTCCCCGTCGAACTCTATGTCGCCGCTTTCGAGCAGGAGAACCCGCACCGGCGTCCCGATGAAATCGCGGGCCATGCTGATGGCGGCCGGGCCGGCACCGATGATGCAGATATCGGCCTCGAGCCCGGTCCGCTCGTCCAGGCTGTTGATGTCGATGAACATTGCCGTCCCTAGGCCAATGACAGGGCTGAACAGGTGAGGGCGATGGAGCGGGGCAGCACCCAGCCGTCCACCACCACGACGTCACCGTCGTTCAGATCCTGCTGAATTCTCCGCGCGGTGTGGCTGAGCATGTCATCCTGTCCGGTGCCCTTCAGGACCGCCAGCCAGGATCGGGCAGCTGCCGTTTCGTCCGGATGCAGATCCAGGAAACGCCGTCCGAGGACGCGCACGGCCTCGACGTTCCCGAAAGCCGACGAGAACGGGTCCGGGAACAACGCGGTCACGGAGTTTGCAGGTGCCAAGTGCATTCCCGCGGCGCAAAAGGGCAGGGGGAGCAGGTACAGAAGGAAGGACCGGCGGCGCATCATACGGCTCCTGCGCGATGCCGGCGGCCGGCCGGCTCCGGCAAGGCGGCGCGGCTGCCTGCAGCTTCCTTGGAACAGGTCGACGGCTTGCGGGGGCGCGACAGCACGAACCAGTAGACAGCGACCACGTTGAGGACCGGAACGAGCAGCAAAAGGGAAAACCAGCCGGACCGTCCCGTTCTTCGGCACAGTTTCCAGCAGGCAGTCAGAGGCACCGCGATGAGTCCGGAAAGCACGACGAGGAGAATAACCTGAAAGGCTTCGAACGACAGCATCAAGAACCCCTCCGGGATGACTTTTCTTCGTCTAACCCGATCCGGCTGAGCCGGCCGAGGGACGAGGGTGCAGGAGGATGACGAGGAGTGCCACGAAGCCGATATAGGGTACGACCAGCCACAGGGACAGTGCCGGCGGATATCCCCAGCGCCGGCAAAGCAGCCAGCACGGAGGGATGATGAGCGGTGTCATCAGCAGCCATCCGAGAAGGACGACGAGCATCAATGCGATCAGAGCAGACATGCCAAACATTCTGGAACAAGGATTGGTTTATTTCCATAACTGTCAACACCATAACGCTTTCGCCTCATGCTGCATAGCAGCATCGCGCAGCCGGGCAGGCCGACGATCCGGCAACTGGATCCCCGCCCCGGAACCGGCGTATCAATGAATTTCGGACCGCTGACTCGGGAACCGCGGAACGCGGCTCCGGGCGCCTGCCGTCCGGAACCATCATTCCCAGGGGAGGATCGTCATGAACACTTGGCCGGACCGCCGCATCCTTGATCTTTTCAAGATCGACGTACCGATCATCCAGGCTCCCATGGCCGGAGCGACCACGCCCGAAATGGTCATCGCGGTCAGCGAGGCCGGCGGGCTGGGCTCTCTGCCCTGCGCACTGTACAGCGCCGCCCAGGCCCGAGACGCGCTGGACACGATCCGCGGGGCCACGTCCCGTCCGATCAACCTCAACTTCTTCTGCCACGAACCGCCGACGTTCGACGGCGCGCGCGCCATGGCATGGCGCGCGCGTCTGGCGCCCTACTATGTCGAGCATGGACTGGACCCGGAAGCGCCGGTTCCGGTTTCCAACCGCGCGCCGTTCGACGGGGAGTTCTGCTCCCTGGTCGAGGAATACAGGCCCGAAATCGTCAGCTTCCATTTCGGCCTTCCCGAAAGGACGCTGCTGGAGAGGGTCAAGGCGACGGGTGCCCGGATCATCTCCTCCGCGACCACCGTCGCCGAGGCCCGGTGGCTGGAGACGCGGGGCTGCGACGCCATCATTGCCATGGGCATGGAAGCCGGCGGGCACCGCGGGACCTTCCTTGGAGAGGATGTCCTGGCAGACATGGAGCGTCAGGTCGGCACCTTCGCTCTGGTGCCGCAGGTCGCCGATGCCGTCCGGGTCCCGGTGATCGCGGCCGGGGGGATCATGGACGCGCGCGGGATCGTCGCCGCCTTCGCACTGGGCGCCTCCGCCGTGCAGATCGGTACGGCCTACCTGTTCACGCCGGAAGCGAAGATCTCCACCATGCACCGCGAGGCGCTCAAGACGGCAGCCGCCGACGATACCGTCGTCACCAACGTCTTCACCGGGCGCCCGGCGCGCGGGATCGTCAACCGCATCATCGCCGAGGTCGGGCCGCTGTCGCCGCACGCCCCGGACTTCCCACTGGCCGGCGGGGCCCTGGTGCCCTTGAGGGGCCTGACCGAGCCGGCGGGCTCGCCGGACTTCACCAACATGTGGGCGGGGCAGGGGGCGCCGCTGGGCCGCGAGATGTCGTCCGGCGACCTGACGCGTCATCTCGCGGCGGAAGCCCTGAAGAAAGCGGGCAGGGGCTGACGGCCTCACGAAGGGATTAACTCTCTGGGAGCCTTGCGGTGGAGGCTTAAGCAGTTTCAATTGGTTAGAAACCAGTTGCCCGAAGCGAGCGGGTCTCCACCATGCACGGAACATCCCACAGTGATTGCAGCGCCATCAGGCCGGGCGGCTGTCCGCCTTCAGCACCCCGTATCATGAATGTCTGATGCCCTGAGGCGTTTCGCCGGCAACCGCATCGCCATGGCGGGGCTGGCCCTGATCACCATTATCGTCGGGGCTGCGCTGACGGCGCCCCTGCTGGCCCCGTTCGATCCCAACGAGCAATTCTTCGAAGGCCTGACCCTGGAAGGGGCGCCGCTGCCGCCCAACGGAACCTTCTGGCTGGGGACCGACCAGCTCGGCCGCGACCTGCTGTCCCGCTTGATCTACGGCGCCCGGACCTCCCTGGTGGTCGGCGTGCTGGCGAACGGCGTTGCCGTCCTGGTCGGGACGGTGCTCGGCGTCATCGCCGGCTATGCCCGGGGCGTGATCGGTGCCGCGATCATGCGCTTCACCGACCTGATGATGGCGTTCCCCGCGCTCCTCCTGGCGATCGCGCTGGCGGCGATCTTCAGCCCGTCGCTGCTGATCGTGGCCCTGGTCATCGCCATGGTGAACTGGGTGCAGATCGCCCGCGTCGTCTATACCGAGACGACGGCGCTGGCCGAGCGGGACTATATCGAGGCGTGCCGGGCGCTGGGCGCCGGCTGGCCGAGGATCCTGTTCCGCCACATCGTGCCGCATCTGGTGCCGACCGTGCTGGTCTATGCCACGCTCGGCATCGCCACGACGGTCCTGCTGGAGGCGACCCTGTCGTTCCTCGGCATCGGCGTCCGGCCGCCCGAGCCGTCCTGGGGCAACATCATCTACGAGAACCAGACCTATTTCGCCAATGCGCCCTGGCTTGTGTTCATCCCAGGCGCCGCGATCCTGCTGCTGGCGCTGGCCTTCAACCTTGTCGGCGACGGGCTGCGCGACGCGCTCGACCCGACCCAGCGGGGCCGGTGACCATGGCTGGATACCTTGCCCGGCGTGTCGTCCAGGCGGTGCTCATCCTCCTGGGCGTAACCTTCATCACCTTCATCCTGCTTTATCTGCTGCCGGCCGACCCGGCGCGCCAGATCGCGGGCCGGTCGGCTACGGCGGCGACGGTGCAGTCGATCCGCCAGCAGCTCGGGCTCGACCTGCCGCTGTGGCAGCAATATCTGCGCTATCTCGGCAATCTGGCCCAGGGCGACATGGGGCGTTCCTACATCCAGCGGACGGAGGTCGCCTCCCTGGTCTGGAGCCGGCTGCCCGCGACCCTGCTGCTGATGGCCGGCGCCATCGTCTGCGAACTGGCGATCGGGCTGGGGGCGGGCATCCTGGCGGCGGTCAGGCGGGGACGGCCGACCGACACGGCGATCATGGTGGCCTCCTTCCTGGGGGTGTCGGCGCCGCAGTTCGTGGTCGGCATCCTGCTGCTCTACGTATTCGCGGTCCAGCTCGGCTGGTTCCCGATCGGCGGCTACGGCACCTTCGCCCATCTGGTGCTTCCGTCGCTGACCCTGGGCATCCTGGGCGGCGGCTGGTACAGCAGGATGGCCCGAAGCTCCATGGTGGACGTGCTGCGCCAGGACTATATCCGGACCGCACGCGCCAAGGGGGCGGGCAGCAGCCGCATCGTCCTCATCCATGCGCTCCGCAACGCCGTGCTGCCGCTGATCGCCATGATCGGCCTCGACATCGGCATCTTCATGAGCGGCGCCGTGGTGGTGGAGTCCGTGTTCGGCTGGCCCGGCATCGGGCAATTGACCTGGCAGGCAATCCAGCAGGTGGACATCCCCGTGATCATGGGCGTCACGCTGACCGCGGCCGTCTTCATCGTGCTCGGCAACCTGTTGGCGGACCTGATCGCGCCGCTCGCCGACCCGCGCATCAAGCTGCGCTGAAGCCATGGCTCGAATGAAAAAACCACAAGACGAACAGCTACAGGAGGCTTTACGGACATGCGTACCCTGATGCTTGCCGGCGCCCTCGCGTCGGCCCTGCTGTGCGGAACCGCACTCACCGAGGCAGCCGGTGCCGCCGACATAAAGAACGGCGGCTCCATGATCGTGACCTACAAGGACGACGTCGCCACCCTGGACCCGGCGATCGGCTACGACTGGCAGAACTGGTCGATGATCAAGGCGCTGTTCGACGGCCTGATGGACTACGAGCCCGGCACCACGACCCTGCGGCCGAACCTGGCCGAGAGCTACGAGATGTCGGCCGACGGCATGACCTACACCTTCAAGCTCCGGCCGGGGGTCAAGTTCCACAACGGGCGGGCGCTCACCGCCGAGGACATCAAGTATTCGATCGAGCGCACCGTCAACCCCGCGACCCAGAGCCCCGGCGCCGGCTTCTTCGGCTCGATCAAGGGCTTCGAGGCGGCGACGGCCGGCGACGGCAGCCTGTCCGGCATCACGGTGGTCGATCCGCGGACCGTCAGGATCGAGCTGTCGCGCCCCGACGCGACGTTCCTGCACGTGATGGCGATCAACTTCTCCTTCGCCGTCCCCAAGGAGGAGGTCGAGAAGTCCGGCGCCGATTTCGGCAAGCAGCCGGTCGGCACGGGCGCCTTCAAGCTGGCGGAATGGGTGCTGGGCCAGCGCGTCGTGTTCGAACGCAATCCCGACTACTTCGAACAGGGGCTGCCGCACCTGGACCAGATCACCTTCGAGATCGGGCAGGAGCCGACCGTGGCCCTGCTCCGGCTGGAGCGGGGAGAGGTCGACGTGCTGGGCGACGGCATCCCGCCGGCCCGTTTCCTGGAGGTCCGCGGCAACGCGAAGAACAAGGGCCTGATCGCGGAGGGCGGCCAGCTCCATACCGGCTACGTCACGATGAACGTGACGATGGAGCCGTTCGACGACGTCCGCGTCCGCCGGGCCGTCAACATGGCGATCAACAAGGACCGCATCGTCCGAATCATCAACGGCCGCGCCGTTCCGGCGACCCAGCCGCTGCCGCCGACCATGCCGGGCTATGCCAAGGACTACAAGGGCTACGGTTTCGACCAGAACAAGGCCAAGGCGCTGCTGGCCGAGGCCGGGTTCCCCGACGGCTTCGATACCGAGATCCTGGCCAACAACACCGACCCCAACCCCCGCATCGTCCAGGCGATCCAGCAGGACTTGGCCGCGGTCGGCATCCGGGCGGCGGTCAAGACGCTGGCCCAGGCCAACGTGATCGCCGCCGGCGGGGAGCAGCAGGGCGCCCCGATGATCTGGTCCGGCGGCATGGCCTGGATCGCGGACTTCCCCGACCCGTCCAACTTCTACGGCCCGATCCTGGGCTGCGCCGGCGCGGTGCCGGGCGGCTGGAACTGGTCCTGGTACTGCAACAAGGACCTGGACGCCAAGGCTGCGGCGGCCGACGCCATGGTCGATCCCGCGAAGAAGGAGGAGCGCACCGCCGCCTGGCGCGACATCTACCTGAGGATCATGGAGGACGCCCCCTGGGCTCCCGTGTTCAACGAGCAGCGCTTCACCATGCACAGCGCCCGCATGGGCGGTCCCGACGCGATCTTCGTCGATCCCGTCCATATCCCGGTCAACTACGAGCAAGTGTACGCAACCGATGTCCAGTAATCACACCCACGCGCCCGGCCAGGGGCACGGCCACACCATCCACCGCCACTGCCACCACCATGGCTGGGACAATTCCAACGCCCCGGTCCTGACCATCGCCCCGGGCGAGACCGTGGAGTTCGAGACGGTGGACAGCTCGGGCGGGCAGCTCGGCCCCGGCAGCGTGCTGGACGACCTGCTCCGGCTCGATTTCGGCAAGGTCAACCCGGTGACCGGCCCGGTCCATATCGACGGGGCGGAGCCGGGCGACGCGCTGAAGGTGACCCTGGTCTCCTTCAAGCCGTCGGGCTGGGGCTGGACCGCCAACATTCCCGGGTTCGGGCTGCTGGCCGACCAGTTCACCGAAGCCGCGCTGCACATCTGGAAGTACGATTCCGCCAGCATGGCGCCGGCCCTCTACGGGCCCGGCGGCCGGGTTCCCCTCAAGCCCTTCACCGGCACGATCGGGCTGGCACCGGCCGAGCCGGGGCTGCACAGCGTGGTTCCGCCGCGCAGGGTAGGGGGCAACCTGGACGTCCGCGACCTGTGCGCCGGCACCGAGCTGTACCTGCCGGTCGAGGTGGCGGGAGCCCTGTTCTCCGTCGGCGACACCCACGCGGCCCAGGGCGACGGCGAGGTCTGCGGCACCGCGATCGAGAGCCCGATGGACGTCACGCTGAAGTTCGAGCTGGTCAAGGGCGCCAACTTGGCCTTCCCGCGCTTTCGCACCCGCGGCCCGGTGACCCGCCACCTGGACGCGGAAGGATACGAGGTGACCACCGGCGTCGGCCCCGACCTGATGGAAGGGGCGCGGGCTGCCGTGTCGGGCATGATCGACCTGCTGACCGCCC
The Skermanella mucosa DNA segment above includes these coding regions:
- a CDS encoding ParA family protein gives rise to the protein MARTVKTTSTSSGTLVEDRGAAVTASPVSKRTFHLAVTNLKGGVAKTTTAVNVAWGLVDAGMSCLVVDLDMQANATSDLGFDISEVRDNGLNMASVLRGQCDIESILLQYGDTGLWVAPSSKALTDAERMLSSEIGGEKRLSQKLSAVQGRFDVIIFDCGPNLNLLTINALSIADYLIIPVQTEYLAAHGTLSLLDTVAQVRDNYNPGLTILPILPTMYTAKNSQEQATLGELNRLVSDLVPIFEPVPRATVFSKASAAGHPALRASARSKAVATYRDYVKLILKHIRAAQAAQAKAG
- a CDS encoding ParB/RepB/Spo0J family partition protein, yielding MANLLARRSSDNIQRQVKELAAKGGEADPNGRQQRIPVSSVRPNPNQPRKNVDPGKIAALAENIRKVGLINPITVVWLAEGEYELRAGQRRLLAHEHLGETTILARVFLKSDPAVAIAENLMREDLDVVETALAFRSLMEQLGITDQTAVADLVGMERSRISRFLGVLRMPQDILDEYQDMADQISAARLFEVASAGTEDRQRQLWHLAKAGLTERELRDAKRSDAPIEVVTKQPSRESVAGDREARPMKPGKQVLGIIDRLSATMDDWESRQTQMDEDHRTRLESLRDQIDRLLKS
- a CDS encoding GMC oxidoreductase, translated to MFIDINSLDERTGLEADICIIGAGPAAISMARDFIGTPVRVLLLESGDIEFDGDTQELYASDSVGIPYFALDQSRLRYFGGSSNHWDNWCGEFEPIDFRQRSWVPDSGWPFGLEELLPYYDRARPICGLPPRRSTEWIQERMGVPPLAFDASRLKYHFWEVAGPPIRFGEAYGLELRDAPNIRVVFNANATELKTDETGTMVNSVEIRSLKGRRMEARGRFIVLACGGMENARLMLDFDRFQPNGVGNRHDLVGRYFMDHPLDRVGSIVTDDPMKLIDALRTSRRGKHFYFPAIVLSDAAMEKERVLNSRIQLRFTTTENTLQMLQRVGRAVAAGQVPSRPMETVGELLLSADIVAYNLYRRTIADLPIVPKPASVTEVLFTFQAEQAPNPDSRITLSDKRNALGSRQLVLDWRLSELDKRSLYVQTKLLGIELARLGLGLFRMEPWLAEGGNSWSPDVVIGYHHMGTTRMADDERRGVVDRQCRVHGMDNLYVTGSSVFPTGSNINPTLTIVALALRLADHLKQRAATSA
- a CDS encoding NAD(P)H-dependent flavin oxidoreductase, which produces MNTWPDRRILDLFKIDVPIIQAPMAGATTPEMVIAVSEAGGLGSLPCALYSAAQARDALDTIRGATSRPINLNFFCHEPPTFDGARAMAWRARLAPYYVEHGLDPEAPVPVSNRAPFDGEFCSLVEEYRPEIVSFHFGLPERTLLERVKATGARIISSATTVAEARWLETRGCDAIIAMGMEAGGHRGTFLGEDVLADMERQVGTFALVPQVADAVRVPVIAAGGIMDARGIVAAFALGASAVQIGTAYLFTPEAKISTMHREALKTAAADDTVVTNVFTGRPARGIVNRIIAEVGPLSPHAPDFPLAGGALVPLRGLTEPAGSPDFTNMWAGQGAPLGREMSSGDLTRHLAAEALKKAGRG
- a CDS encoding ABC transporter permease — translated: MSDALRRFAGNRIAMAGLALITIIVGAALTAPLLAPFDPNEQFFEGLTLEGAPLPPNGTFWLGTDQLGRDLLSRLIYGARTSLVVGVLANGVAVLVGTVLGVIAGYARGVIGAAIMRFTDLMMAFPALLLAIALAAIFSPSLLIVALVIAMVNWVQIARVVYTETTALAERDYIEACRALGAGWPRILFRHIVPHLVPTVLVYATLGIATTVLLEATLSFLGIGVRPPEPSWGNIIYENQTYFANAPWLVFIPGAAILLLALAFNLVGDGLRDALDPTQRGR
- a CDS encoding ABC transporter permease, with amino-acid sequence MAGYLARRVVQAVLILLGVTFITFILLYLLPADPARQIAGRSATAATVQSIRQQLGLDLPLWQQYLRYLGNLAQGDMGRSYIQRTEVASLVWSRLPATLLLMAGAIVCELAIGLGAGILAAVRRGRPTDTAIMVASFLGVSAPQFVVGILLLYVFAVQLGWFPIGGYGTFAHLVLPSLTLGILGGGWYSRMARSSMVDVLRQDYIRTARAKGAGSSRIVLIHALRNAVLPLIAMIGLDIGIFMSGAVVVESVFGWPGIGQLTWQAIQQVDIPVIMGVTLTAAVFIVLGNLLADLIAPLADPRIKLR
- a CDS encoding ABC transporter substrate-binding protein, giving the protein MRTLMLAGALASALLCGTALTEAAGAADIKNGGSMIVTYKDDVATLDPAIGYDWQNWSMIKALFDGLMDYEPGTTTLRPNLAESYEMSADGMTYTFKLRPGVKFHNGRALTAEDIKYSIERTVNPATQSPGAGFFGSIKGFEAATAGDGSLSGITVVDPRTVRIELSRPDATFLHVMAINFSFAVPKEEVEKSGADFGKQPVGTGAFKLAEWVLGQRVVFERNPDYFEQGLPHLDQITFEIGQEPTVALLRLERGEVDVLGDGIPPARFLEVRGNAKNKGLIAEGGQLHTGYVTMNVTMEPFDDVRVRRAVNMAINKDRIVRIINGRAVPATQPLPPTMPGYAKDYKGYGFDQNKAKALLAEAGFPDGFDTEILANNTDPNPRIVQAIQQDLAAVGIRAAVKTLAQANVIAAGGEQQGAPMIWSGGMAWIADFPDPSNFYGPILGCAGAVPGGWNWSWYCNKDLDAKAAAADAMVDPAKKEERTAAWRDIYLRIMEDAPWAPVFNEQRFTMHSARMGGPDAIFVDPVHIPVNYEQVYATDVQ
- a CDS encoding acetamidase/formamidase family protein yields the protein MSSNHTHAPGQGHGHTIHRHCHHHGWDNSNAPVLTIAPGETVEFETVDSSGGQLGPGSVLDDLLRLDFGKVNPVTGPVHIDGAEPGDALKVTLVSFKPSGWGWTANIPGFGLLADQFTEAALHIWKYDSASMAPALYGPGGRVPLKPFTGTIGLAPAEPGLHSVVPPRRVGGNLDVRDLCAGTELYLPVEVAGALFSVGDTHAAQGDGEVCGTAIESPMDVTLKFELVKGANLAFPRFRTRGPVTRHLDAEGYEVTTGVGPDLMEGARAAVSGMIDLLTARHGMSAVEAYMLCSVCGDLRVSEIVDMPNWVVSFYFPRVVLS